The Argentina anserina chromosome 3, drPotAnse1.1, whole genome shotgun sequence genome includes a region encoding these proteins:
- the LOC126787605 gene encoding protein OCTOPUS, producing MTHHRRSTCHRHPTTPITGFCAPCLSERLAGLDSSAAGPAPQTAQTAHSKLRRSKSCCGTRPESSSYPPEPPRRKSCDVRNRNTLSELFNIDDDRKGVPRKLEIKSSRLGLELKEAPPPAEAEEQNGEEARVSDAEFKTMKELIDLELQRKKGNVRDLREIAGAVWESASNKVRQWRRKQKVKKLQSETFGSEKRKGRRGLRETQSEVGEYALGRRSCDTDLDPGRMSLDEPRASWDGYLSTRAYPRMTPMVAVVEDVRMSEEESLERSPGGSAQTKDYYFSQARRRRSFERPTSCDHSKAEVDELKLVSSGATELFYGAKVLITEKELMESSSSNSKSVEEDGAAVGNVGVCGNAGGVSSNGDDQKSGKWHKRWKFWGLKQRKSQPKNGGDQEESWKKLRRVANGEANASVSQKLIRSYSVSCKNSCKMVGLFSNVSTVEGKGNGLKTLQRNRSARYSPSNLDHGLLRFYLTPLRSYRRNESWKSRLPNNHSPQTLSKNVL from the coding sequence ATGACCCACCACCGCCGCTCCACCTGTCACCGCCACCCCACCACCCCAATCACCGGCTTCTGCGCCCCTTGCCTCAGCGAACGCCTCGCCGGCCTCGACTCCTCCGCCGCAGGCCCTGCTCCCCAAACAGCCCAGACCGCGCATTCCAAGCTCCGCCGCAGTAAATCATGCTGCGGGACCCGACCCGAGTCGTCGTCCTACCCGCCGGAGCCTCCGCGCCGGAAGTCGTGCGACGTCAGGAACCGTAACACCCTCTCGGAGCTTTTCAACATCGACGACGACCGCAAAGGCGTGCCCAGAAAGCTAGAGATCAAGTCGAGCAGGCTAGGCTTGGAGCTGAAAGAAGCGCCGCCGCCGGCGGAGGCGGAGGAGCAGAATGGGGAAGAAGCTAGGGTTTCGGACGCGGAGTTCAAGACGATGAAGGAGCTGATAGATCTCGAGCTGCAGAGGAAGAAGGGTAACGTTCGAGATTTGAGAGAAATCGCAGGGGCAGTTTGGGAAAGTGCCTCGAACAAAGTGAGGCAATGGCGGCGGAAGCAGAAAGTCAAGAAGCTCCAAAGCGAGACTTTCGGGTCGGAGAAGCGAAAGGGGAGGCGAGGATTGAGGGAGACCCAATCGGAGGTGGGGGAGTACGCATTGGGCCGGAGATCCTGCGATACGGATCTGGATCCGGGTCGGATGTCGCTGGATGAGCCTCGGGCTTCGTGGGACGGGTACTTGAGCACCAGAGCTTACCCGAGGATGACTCCGATGGTTGCGGTGGTGGAGGATGTGAGAATGAGTGAGGAGGAGAGCTTGGAGAGGAGCCCGGGAGGGTCGGCGCAGACTAAGGACTACTACTTTTCGCAGGCGAGGCGGCGGCGGAGCTTTGAGAGGCCGACTTCATGTGATCATAGCAAAGCCGAGGTGGATGAGCTGAAGCTGGTGTCTAGTGGCGCCACGGAGTTGTTCTATGGGGCGAAGGTGCTGATTACGGAGAAGGAGCTGATGGAGTCCAGCTCTTCGAATTCAAAGTCTGTGGAGGAGGACGGCGCGGCGGTTGGCAATGTAGGTGTCTGTGGAAATGCAGGAGGTGTTTCGTCGAATGGGGATGATCAGAAGTCGGGGAAATGGCACAAGAGGTGGAAGTTTTGGGGTTTGAAGCAGAGGAAAAGCCAGCCGAAAAATGGGGGTGATCAAGAGGAGTCTTGGAAGAAGCTGAGGAGGGTTGCTAATGGAGAAGCCAATGCCTCTGTGAGCCAGAAGCTGATCCGGAGCTACAGTGTGAGCTGCAAAAACTCCTGCAAGATGGTTGGCTTGTTTAGTAATGTGAGCACTGTGGAGGGCAAAGGGAATGGCTTGAAGACGCTGCAGAGGAACCGGAGCGCGCGATACTCACCGAGCAATCTTGATCACGGCCTCTTGAGGTTTTACTTGACGCCATTGAGGAGCTACAGGAGGAATGAATCGTGGAAAAGCAGGCTGCCAAACAACCATTCCCCGCAGACTCTATCCAAGAATGTACTGTAG